From a region of the Phragmites australis chromosome 21, lpPhrAust1.1, whole genome shotgun sequence genome:
- the LOC133902920 gene encoding U-box domain-containing protein 21-like, whose protein sequence is MSGWAAAKEDAPAQLEPSPALDGPPEFLCPITLDMMWDPVVGPTGITYDRAGIEAWLLPTGRGTCPVTHGELCAEDLVPNHTLRRHIQAWCAANSFHGVERVPTPRTPATPAQAADAVAEVEAAAREGDAAWCAEAARGVRHLARVADRNRQCLASAGAARALAVAFASFAPSAGAAGTGDVLDDVLAALVLVMPIDEEAIAAIGSSRASVARLVTVAAHGDLHRRLQAVVLVREIITFLCNGSGAGAIDLSANVDAIVEVVVKTVRDAICPQATKACLVAACHLAQADECAAARLAAAGLVPVLVELLVDADRSSAEMALATLDATLASSDGRARARADALAVPVLVKKMFRVSDTATELVVSALWRICKLRQDDDGMDTAEARRLAIVEALHVGALQKLLLLLQVGCMEETKEKATELLGLMVKYQAKGECIDTMDFKGLNKVS, encoded by the coding sequence ATGTCGGGGTGGGCAGCCGCGAAGGAGGATGCGCCGGCCCAGCTGGAGCCATCGCCGGCGCTGGACGGCCCACCGGAGTTCCTGTGCCCGATCACCCTGGACATGATGTGGGACCCCGTCGTGGGTCCAACGGGCATCACCTACGACCGCGCCGGCATCGAGGCCTGGCTGCTCCCCACCGGGCGCGGTACGTGTCCCGTCACCCACGGCGAGCTTTGTGCCGAGGACCTCGTCCCCAACCACACCCTCCGCCGCCACATCCAGGCCTGGTGCGCCGCCAACAGCTTCCACGGTGTCGAACGGGTCCCCACGCCGCGGACCCCTGCCACGCCCGCGCAGGCCGCCGACGCCGTCGCAGAGGTCGAGGCCGCCGCCCGTGAAGGTGATGCGGCGTGGTGCGCGGAGGCCGCGCGCGGGGTCAGGCACCTCGCTAGGGTGGCCGACCGGAACCGTCAATGCCTCGCGTCCGCCGGCGCGGCCCGCGCGCTAGCAGTGGCGTTTGCCTCCTTCGCGCCCAGCGCCGGCGCTGCTGGGACTGGCGACGTGCTCGACGACGTCCTGGCAGCGCTGGTGCTAGTGATGCCGATCGACGAGGAGGCCATCGCGGCCATCGGCTCGTCGAGGGCGTCCGTGGCGCGGCTCGTCACCGTTGCCGCGCACGGTGACCTGCACAGGCGGCTGCAAGCAGTGGTCCTGGTCAGAGAGATTATCACCTTCTTATGCAACGGCAGCGGCGCGGGTGCCATTGACCTGAGCGCAAACGTCGATGCCATCGTCGAGGTGGTGGTCAAGACGGTCAGGGACGCCATCTGCCCGCAGGCCACCAAGGCGTGCCTGGTCGCCGCGTGCCACCTCGCGCAGGCCGACGAGTGCGCCGCGGCGCGCCTCGCGGCAGCCGGGCTCGTGCCGGTGCTCGTCGAGCTCCTCGTCGACGCTGACAGGAGCTCGGCCGAAATGGCTCTTGCCACGCTCGACGCGACACTAGCATCCAGCGACGGCAGGGCGCGGGCCCGGGCCGATGCGCTCGCCGTCCCCGTGCTCGTCAAGAAGATGTTCCGCGTGTCGGACACGGCCACCGAGCTCGTTGTGTCCGCCCTTTGGCGCATATGTAAGTTGCGCCAGGACGACGATGGGATGGACACTGCAGAGGCGAGGCGGCTCGCCATCGTCGAGGCGCTGCATGTGGGTGCGTTGCAGAAGCTGTTGCTGCTCTTGCAGGTTGGGTGCATGGAGGAAACGAAGGAGAAGGCCACTGAGCTGCTGGGGTTGATGGTCAAGTATCAGGCCAAAGGCGAGTGCATTGACACCATGGATTTCAAAGGCCTCAACAAGGTTTCTTGA